The DNA segment AGCCGGACGACCTTGGCGATCCACGGATCGCGGGAGGCCCGGAAGCGGGCGGCGTTGGCGCGACCGTCCACCCCGCCTATCTGGGCGATTATCTCGGAGCGGATGTAGAGGCGGAGCTGATCGAGCACCGCGGGCGTGAACTCGCCGGGAACCCACTCGAAGGGCTTCTCCTGGGCGCCCATGAAGTCCGTGACGAGGCCGGTCAGCTCATCGTCGGTGAGGGAGGCGAAGGTCCCCTCCGGGTCAATCTCGTGCTTCAGGCGGAGCTCGGTGGCGAGGGCGCGGTGGTAGCCCGACCCGACGAAGTGCGCGGTGAAGCCGGTGTAGATGACCGGCTCCAGGTACACGTCGGGGGCGATGCCCACGCCGTCTATGCAGACGCCGTCGGGGGTGAAGTACCGGGCGACGGTGAGCTTGATGGCCATGTCGTCGGGGGCGCCGGGCTGGAGCTTGGAGAGGTTGAAGATGCTCTGCACCGAGCCCTTGCCGAAGGTCGTGGTGCCGAAGATGAGGGCGCGGTTCCAGGCCCTCACGGCGCCGGTGACTATCTCCGACGCCGAGGCCGAGCCGGAATCCACCAACAGAGCCACCGGGATGTCGGTCCGGAAGCCGTTCCCCGCGGCCCGGTACTCGGTGTGGGTTTCCTCGGCGTTGCGGCCCTCGGTGTAAACCACCAGGTCCCCGGGCTTCGAGAAAATCTGGCTCACCTCGATGGCGGCCTCGAGTGTGCCGCCCGGGTTGCTGCGCAGGTCCAGGAGCAAGACGCGCATCCCCTGCGCGGTGAGCGCCTGGATCGCCAAGGTGAGCTCCTCGGCCGTGTCGTCCGAAAAATCGCTGATGCGGATGTAGCCGGTGGCGTCGTCCACCATGAAGTGATCCGGGACGCTGTCCACCTTTATTTCCTCGCGGGTCAGGGGGATTTTCATCACGTCGTCCATG comes from the bacterium genome and includes:
- a CDS encoding S41 family peptidase; this translates as MGKKIFTTLVIGVLLGLSIWIIVGAGTIVLAEGSDVNSYQLLATFNAALRLVSREYVEEMPFDELIYGAIQGMLATLDPHSMLMDPHVYDDLRLETTGKFGGLGMQVQITTEDKTLTVMAPFDNTPASRAGLMPGDKILEIDGKSTYEMDINEAVEMMRGEPGTEVILSVFRPGMDDVMKIPLTREEIKVDSVPDHFMVDDATGYIRISDFSDDTAEELTLAIQALTAQGMRVLLLDLRSNPGGTLEAAIEVSQIFSKPGDLVVYTEGRNAEETHTEYRAAGNGFRTDIPVALLVDSGSASASEIVTGAVRAWNRALIFGTTTFGKGSVQSIFNLSKLQPGAPDDMAIKLTVARYFTPDGVCIDGVGIAPDVYLEPVIYTGFTAHFVGSGYHRALATELRLKHEIDPEGTFASLTDDELTGLVTDFMGAQEKPFEWVPGEFTPAVLDQLRLYIRSEIIAQIGGVDGRANAARFRASRDPWIAKVVRLMNDEAALAQARADTVVKLAELAAEE